A single genomic interval of Rosistilla ulvae harbors:
- a CDS encoding carbamoyltransferase family protein — MTAILGISAFYHDSAAALIVDGVIVAAAQEERFTRCKHDASFPEHAIAFCLEQAGLSRADLDYVVFYEKPFVKFERLLETYLAVAPAGFRSFAAAMPVWLKDKLFIKRRLRRELADAPKAKLIFTGHHQSHAASAFFPSPFEEAAFLTLDGVGQWATTTWGVGRGNKLQTDHQINFPHSLGLLYSAFTYHCGFTVNSGEYKLMGLAPYGSPIYADKIREHLIDIRDDGSFWMDMRFFQYCRGLTMTNRRFSDLFQIAPRQPESEFQQQHFDMAASVQAVTEEIVLAMARHIHRQSDCKNLVLAGGVALNCVANGRLLREGPFERIWIQPAAGDAGGALGGALFAWHQLLKKQRTVQPDQDSQAGSLLGPSYTNAAISQFLDRQAARYTQIDDDRELTRRVAELLAEGKVVGWFHNRMEFGPRALGARSILADARAPQMQSILNNKVKRRESFRPFAPIVLQDLASEWFDIAPQHDSPYMSFITTVAKSKRTPPQDDPTNLPSDQGTEPDALSRRLNGPPRSRVPAVTHVDDSARLQTVDRVRNPRLHQLLTDFYQQTQCPVLVNTSFNVRGEPIVCTPEDAYRCFAKTEIDVLVLENCIVLKSENSDQ; from the coding sequence TTGACCGCGATCCTTGGAATCTCCGCTTTTTACCACGACAGTGCGGCGGCACTTATCGTCGACGGAGTGATCGTTGCGGCGGCGCAGGAAGAGCGTTTTACGCGGTGCAAGCACGACGCAAGTTTCCCTGAACATGCGATCGCTTTTTGCCTGGAACAAGCCGGTCTCTCGCGCGCTGATCTCGACTACGTCGTCTTCTACGAAAAGCCGTTTGTGAAGTTCGAACGACTGCTGGAGACCTATCTGGCGGTCGCTCCCGCGGGCTTCCGCAGCTTTGCCGCCGCGATGCCGGTCTGGTTAAAGGACAAGTTATTCATCAAACGCAGACTGCGGCGAGAACTCGCCGACGCGCCCAAAGCCAAGCTGATCTTCACCGGGCATCATCAGAGCCACGCGGCGAGCGCCTTCTTCCCCAGCCCGTTCGAAGAAGCGGCCTTCTTAACGCTCGATGGCGTTGGCCAGTGGGCCACGACAACTTGGGGCGTCGGCCGCGGAAACAAACTCCAAACCGATCACCAAATCAATTTCCCGCACTCGCTGGGGCTGCTCTATTCCGCGTTCACCTATCACTGTGGATTTACAGTCAACAGTGGCGAATACAAGCTGATGGGACTGGCACCCTACGGATCGCCGATCTACGCCGACAAGATCCGCGAGCATTTGATCGACATCCGCGACGACGGCAGCTTTTGGATGGACATGCGTTTCTTCCAATACTGCCGCGGACTGACGATGACCAATCGTCGGTTCAGCGACCTATTCCAGATCGCGCCGCGCCAGCCCGAATCGGAATTCCAGCAGCAACATTTCGACATGGCAGCCAGCGTCCAAGCGGTCACCGAAGAGATCGTGCTGGCGATGGCCAGGCACATCCATCGACAATCCGACTGCAAAAACCTGGTCCTTGCCGGAGGCGTCGCGCTGAATTGCGTCGCCAACGGGCGGCTGTTGCGAGAAGGACCCTTTGAGCGCATCTGGATTCAACCGGCTGCCGGAGATGCGGGAGGCGCACTCGGTGGAGCACTGTTTGCTTGGCACCAACTGCTGAAAAAACAACGCACCGTCCAACCGGACCAAGATTCGCAAGCCGGCAGCCTGTTGGGCCCCAGTTACACCAACGCCGCGATTTCGCAGTTCCTGGATCGACAAGCGGCTCGCTACACGCAAATCGATGACGACCGAGAACTTACGCGCCGCGTGGCGGAACTGCTGGCTGAAGGGAAGGTCGTCGGCTGGTTTCACAATCGGATGGAGTTTGGTCCGCGAGCGCTCGGCGCTCGCAGCATCCTGGCCGACGCGCGTGCTCCACAAATGCAGTCGATCCTGAACAACAAAGTTAAACGCCGCGAGAGCTTTCGGCCGTTTGCACCGATCGTACTTCAAGACCTGGCTTCGGAGTGGTTCGACATCGCTCCGCAGCACGACAGCCCGTACATGTCGTTTATCACCACCGTTGCGAAATCGAAACGAACGCCACCCCAAGACGATCCAACTAACCTTCCCTCCGATCAGGGAACGGAGCCCGATGCATTATCGCGCAGGCTCAACGGGCCGCCGCGCAGCCGCGTTCCCGCGGTCACCCATGTCGACGATTCGGCGCGACTGCAAACGGTCGATCGCGTCCGCAACCCGCGACTGCATCAACTGCTGACCGACTTCTACCAACAGACTCAATGTCCGGTCCTGGTCAACACAAGCTTCAACGTTCGCGGGGAACCGATCGTATGCACTCCCGAAGACGCCTACCGCTGCTTTGCGAAGACCGAGATCGACGTCTTGGTTCTAGAAAATTGCATCGTGCTCAAATCCGAGAACTCGGATCAATAA
- a CDS encoding endonuclease domain-containing protein — translation MDDSRLEWLPDLSAGLMGLAVDDVMSTCDSVSKLLLQRNPNCCIVRYAMRSVPESSHWMHAFTETFAEAALQYWPNWYRQTFSFDHAAEAGRGQDASFDEIVEAMVAGCRSELHRAVDPRWLRLAIRCVARNQVPFVPQFSLTQQLRQLAAALAGSPLVVLISATWNEACDDPRMMGLAAGCEWVADQTGGAVYLVTDPAIASQRMLEKLPYVHRSGSENPQLPLSGAAATSPEANVVAEAARPGADRLAGRQNPVERKLVFPILGRPHPGSPGEQLLARTLANDPSLAGMFESNVRVLAVRDSPCVVDLLWRAGKVVVEVDGFRFHSTEEEFRKDRSRDYELLISGYLVLRLPHDEVIADPLLAIEKIRDVVNFRIAENQ, via the coding sequence ATGGATGATAGCCGATTGGAATGGTTGCCGGATCTGTCTGCGGGGCTCATGGGGCTGGCGGTCGATGACGTGATGTCGACCTGTGATTCGGTCAGTAAACTGTTGCTTCAACGAAATCCCAATTGCTGCATCGTACGTTATGCGATGCGTTCAGTCCCCGAAAGCTCGCATTGGATGCATGCGTTCACTGAAACGTTTGCTGAAGCGGCATTGCAATATTGGCCAAATTGGTATCGCCAAACATTTTCATTCGATCATGCGGCTGAAGCGGGGCGCGGGCAAGATGCTTCCTTCGACGAGATCGTTGAGGCGATGGTCGCCGGTTGCCGTTCCGAGCTTCATCGCGCTGTCGATCCGCGATGGTTGCGGTTGGCGATCAGATGTGTCGCCAGGAATCAAGTGCCGTTTGTTCCCCAGTTTTCACTGACGCAGCAGTTGCGGCAATTGGCTGCGGCATTGGCGGGATCACCGTTAGTGGTTTTGATTTCTGCCACGTGGAACGAAGCGTGTGATGATCCGCGAATGATGGGATTGGCGGCGGGTTGTGAATGGGTAGCCGATCAAACAGGTGGAGCGGTTTACCTGGTGACCGATCCTGCGATCGCAAGCCAGCGGATGCTGGAGAAGTTGCCGTATGTGCATCGTTCTGGAAGCGAGAATCCGCAATTGCCGTTGTCCGGAGCTGCAGCAACTTCGCCGGAAGCGAATGTCGTTGCGGAGGCAGCAAGGCCGGGGGCGGATCGGCTAGCCGGCAGGCAGAACCCGGTCGAGCGGAAGCTGGTCTTTCCGATCCTTGGCCGCCCTCATCCGGGCAGTCCAGGAGAACAGTTGCTTGCCAGAACGCTTGCCAACGATCCATCACTGGCGGGGATGTTTGAATCCAATGTACGTGTTTTGGCGGTTCGTGATTCTCCGTGTGTGGTGGATTTGCTGTGGCGAGCTGGTAAAGTAGTCGTGGAAGTCGATGGCTTTCGGTTCCATAGCACGGAGGAAGAGTTTCGCAAGGATCGTTCTCGCGACTACGAATTATTGATCAGCGGTTATCTGGTGTTACGGCTGCCGCATGATGAAGTGATCGCCGACCCGTTGTTGGCGATCGAGAAAATTCGTGACGTCGTTAATTTCCGGATTGCTGAAAATCAATAG
- a CDS encoding ATP-binding protein has product MPASTAVDIAVDAMRRVTFDCAVRLQDVWVDNPTDVRKLHEPLRIEFANRLAEIRQNPRAGIMGWPIVGPGGAGKTHLLGDFRRSAIAADAAFVLVDMTDVRDFWETLLQGVIDSLQQDVDEGRTQQELLMRRFVKLLCPQRPVHEVLATLTQNRPQTLKRNIDKILGYLQRYNGGRHQTNTLKHQDAIRAICCLNSEDIETQSVGYAWLQGQQLESQASQGFGFVRDVALPREIVKGIIWYMSLNGPTVVAFDQLDPIVHQVGQRQFRDVAEQEQAASDQIVQQIGAGLASMRELDWTLPIVACIESTWHILPEICLASQLDRFHEPSVLQPTSDGSIAEMIGKRLSDGYRQIGFKAPYPTWPFTSDALAQLADNTPRHALKVCDQYRRKFLTQQAVEEVSSIEAKPKGTGPDGSESSRLDGRFQELREAVDAETILDEKAEDERLAPLYDAAMRCLMIEHQDRVPNDVDVIVEREFAGGANAKPLHARVRFVFHNERGRELHFCVRGLEWKNARAFQSRLRSAMTQSGIDRDLSYRHLTIVRHKPLPGGALTQQLVDTLLKQGGKLFPLNIDQLKTLAALNTLLHEDDPDLNRWLQSRTPISAMSDLAEALVPQHVFDSLSPKTPQDPEAEAFQSQFDSTTPADVGAAEKEDSVGAASPSERNNMNEATPDLSPRNGSESKVSTSPEFRSNRLPLGMRVQAFGESTLVELPVPTLAKHSLVLGGAGSGKTVTVRRIVEQAALAGIPSLIVDCAQDMCTFDERRDQPSEYWGADDADAAAQFAQRVEQVVWTPGREDGNPLCLEPIPDFKALRNDPAELDQAVKMVEGSLREIVGATQSSQRARSKAGILSRSLSFFAAQATTCSLPAYAQMLDELPSGAMVGVQNEQKLAREIADSLKVAIVQNPLLGSRGVKLDPAVLFGDERASERLRLSIISLIGLPGKSAQCDFINQLAMTLFSWIKKNPTPPGGRALRGLVVIDEARDFVPSQGSSSCLASMRQLAAQARKYKLGIIFATQHPKDIDTKIVGNCATHFYGRANSPASLQTLTELMSGKGSQANDFPRLKTGEFYVSFPDGEFAVPAKIQIPDSLTAGRLLDEAQILEKAKASRNVVQ; this is encoded by the coding sequence ATGCCAGCCTCAACTGCAGTAGATATCGCCGTCGACGCAATGCGGCGCGTGACTTTTGATTGCGCGGTCCGGCTGCAAGATGTGTGGGTCGATAACCCAACGGATGTCCGCAAGCTCCACGAGCCGCTGAGGATCGAATTTGCGAATCGGTTGGCGGAGATTCGTCAGAATCCGCGGGCAGGGATTATGGGCTGGCCGATCGTCGGTCCCGGTGGAGCGGGGAAGACGCATTTGTTGGGCGATTTCCGCCGGTCGGCGATCGCAGCGGACGCGGCGTTTGTTTTGGTCGACATGACCGACGTTCGCGACTTTTGGGAAACGTTGTTGCAGGGTGTGATCGATTCATTGCAACAGGATGTCGATGAAGGGAGGACGCAGCAGGAACTGTTGATGCGTCGCTTCGTTAAGCTGTTGTGTCCCCAGAGGCCGGTGCATGAGGTGCTGGCGACACTGACACAAAACCGTCCGCAAACTTTGAAGCGGAACATCGACAAGATCCTTGGTTACCTGCAGAGGTACAACGGGGGACGCCATCAAACCAATACGCTTAAGCATCAGGATGCGATTCGGGCGATCTGTTGCTTGAATTCTGAGGACATCGAAACCCAAAGCGTCGGTTACGCGTGGTTGCAGGGGCAGCAGTTGGAGTCCCAGGCTTCGCAGGGATTCGGATTCGTTCGCGATGTTGCACTGCCGCGTGAGATCGTTAAAGGAATCATTTGGTACATGAGCCTCAATGGGCCGACCGTGGTCGCGTTTGACCAACTCGATCCGATTGTGCATCAAGTCGGGCAGCGTCAGTTTCGGGATGTCGCCGAACAGGAACAGGCTGCGTCGGACCAAATCGTCCAACAGATCGGTGCCGGGCTGGCATCGATGCGCGAACTCGACTGGACGCTGCCGATCGTGGCATGCATCGAATCGACATGGCACATTTTGCCCGAGATCTGCTTAGCCAGCCAATTGGATCGGTTTCATGAACCAAGCGTGCTGCAGCCGACCTCCGATGGATCGATCGCTGAAATGATCGGCAAGCGGCTCTCCGATGGCTATCGGCAAATCGGTTTCAAGGCTCCGTATCCCACTTGGCCGTTTACTTCCGATGCGCTGGCGCAACTGGCCGACAATACGCCTCGACATGCCTTGAAGGTCTGCGACCAGTACCGCCGTAAGTTCTTGACGCAGCAAGCTGTCGAGGAGGTTTCTTCGATCGAGGCAAAGCCCAAAGGAACCGGCCCGGACGGGTCGGAGTCGAGTCGTCTCGATGGTCGATTCCAAGAGTTGCGGGAAGCGGTGGATGCGGAGACGATCCTGGATGAGAAGGCAGAGGATGAGCGGTTGGCGCCGCTGTATGACGCGGCGATGCGTTGCCTGATGATCGAGCATCAGGATCGAGTCCCCAATGATGTCGATGTCATTGTCGAGCGTGAATTTGCTGGTGGGGCAAATGCCAAGCCGTTGCATGCGCGGGTGCGATTTGTCTTCCACAACGAGCGAGGTCGGGAGCTGCACTTCTGCGTGCGCGGGTTGGAATGGAAAAATGCCCGTGCTTTCCAAAGTCGCTTGCGTTCGGCGATGACGCAATCCGGAATCGATCGTGATCTTTCCTATCGGCATCTCACCATCGTTCGCCACAAGCCATTGCCGGGAGGTGCGCTGACCCAACAGTTAGTCGACACGCTGCTGAAGCAGGGAGGGAAACTGTTCCCGTTAAACATCGACCAACTGAAGACGCTTGCAGCATTGAACACTCTGTTGCACGAGGACGATCCCGATTTGAATCGCTGGCTGCAATCGCGGACACCAATTAGCGCGATGTCCGATCTCGCAGAGGCTCTCGTGCCACAGCACGTCTTCGATTCCTTGTCGCCAAAGACGCCGCAAGATCCCGAAGCCGAGGCGTTCCAGAGTCAGTTCGATTCGACAACTCCCGCTGATGTCGGGGCAGCAGAGAAGGAAGATTCTGTTGGAGCAGCAAGCCCGTCGGAACGCAACAACATGAATGAGGCGACACCCGATCTGTCGCCGAGGAATGGTTCCGAATCGAAGGTAAGTACGTCGCCCGAGTTTCGGTCGAACCGTTTGCCACTGGGAATGCGCGTTCAGGCTTTTGGCGAGTCAACGCTCGTCGAATTGCCCGTACCAACGCTGGCCAAACATTCGCTGGTGCTTGGTGGCGCGGGGTCGGGGAAGACTGTGACGGTTCGACGAATCGTTGAACAGGCGGCCTTGGCAGGGATCCCTTCGCTGATCGTCGATTGTGCACAAGACATGTGCACGTTCGACGAGCGGCGCGATCAGCCTTCGGAGTATTGGGGGGCTGATGATGCCGACGCGGCGGCGCAATTCGCACAGCGAGTGGAGCAGGTCGTTTGGACACCGGGGCGCGAAGATGGCAACCCGCTGTGTTTGGAGCCGATCCCCGACTTCAAGGCGCTTCGCAACGATCCGGCTGAGCTGGATCAAGCGGTGAAAATGGTCGAAGGTTCGCTGCGCGAGATCGTTGGGGCAACGCAGTCGTCTCAGCGCGCTCGTTCCAAGGCGGGGATCTTGTCCCGTTCCCTTTCGTTTTTTGCAGCGCAGGCCACGACCTGTTCGCTGCCAGCATACGCCCAAATGCTCGATGAATTGCCCTCTGGAGCGATGGTGGGGGTGCAGAATGAGCAGAAGTTGGCGCGGGAGATCGCAGACAGTTTAAAGGTTGCTATCGTCCAGAATCCTCTGTTGGGCAGTCGCGGGGTGAAACTCGATCCGGCGGTGCTGTTTGGCGACGAACGAGCCAGCGAGAGGTTGCGGCTGTCGATCATCAGCTTGATCGGATTGCCGGGGAAGTCGGCTCAATGCGACTTCATCAATCAATTGGCGATGACGTTGTTCTCGTGGATCAAGAAGAATCCGACGCCGCCGGGCGGCCGCGCTCTGCGTGGGCTGGTGGTGATCGACGAGGCACGCGACTTTGTTCCCAGCCAGGGAAGTTCATCGTGTCTGGCAAGTATGCGGCAGTTAGCGGCGCAGGCTCGGAAGTACAAGCTGGGAATTATCTTTGCTACCCAGCATCCCAAAGACATCGACACCAAAATCGTTGGGAACTGTGCAACGCATTTTTATGGACGGGCCAACTCTCCCGCGTCGTTGCAAACCTTGACGGAGCTGATGTCGGGAAAAGGTTCGCAGGCCAATGACTTTCCAAGACTAAAGACCGGGGAGTTTTATGTTTCGTTCCCCGATGGCGAATTTGCGGTGCCGGCAAAGATCCAGATCCCCGATTCGCTGACTGCGGGACGTTTGTTGGACGAAGCCCAGATCCTGGAGAAGGCAAAAGCGTCGCGAAATGTTGTGCAGTGA
- a CDS encoding sensor histidine kinase produces the protein MPDWMPDRRGIPMNQTGLLPSISWNSSRWWLPLSTATANQLAQQFLQPTSDALRALLESDPALRIWMLLESAASNNAALLTLSNLANQAPAALAAAFRDSDRRSDPPSDLQSFHPQWCELHRDATAWDSPERWLQVTGPAAPSAWQQTWPRLVDATNLPQTCPDFGGNKLDLARLLQTIDRAAATNAHFDNALNTEKLAALKEFAYGLSHEINNPLANISTRAQSLARDESSPDRKRMLAAIVNQAMRAYEMIADAMFFANPPQPKIADDSDPEDVSELVRQIVDEFTASSAIDGIAISSQIAPDCRATIDRGQIADAIRSLLRNACEAIHPPGQIAIELVRADKILRLRVTDSGPGLNERERRHAFDPFFSGREAGRGLGLGLCKAQRVIELAGGQIAIDSSPTGCVATVHIPAATQ, from the coding sequence ATGCCCGACTGGATGCCGGACCGACGCGGAATCCCCATGAACCAAACCGGGCTGCTGCCGTCGATCTCGTGGAATAGCTCACGCTGGTGGCTGCCGCTGTCGACCGCCACCGCAAATCAACTGGCTCAACAGTTCCTGCAACCCACCTCCGACGCGCTTCGAGCGCTGTTGGAATCCGATCCCGCACTGCGGATCTGGATGCTGTTGGAATCTGCAGCTTCCAATAACGCGGCTCTCCTTACGCTCAGCAACCTAGCCAACCAGGCTCCCGCTGCGCTCGCTGCTGCATTCCGCGACAGCGACCGAAGAAGCGATCCGCCCAGCGACTTACAGAGCTTCCATCCCCAGTGGTGCGAACTGCACCGCGATGCCACCGCGTGGGATTCCCCCGAGCGATGGCTGCAGGTCACCGGCCCCGCCGCTCCATCGGCTTGGCAACAGACTTGGCCTCGATTGGTCGACGCCACCAACCTCCCGCAAACATGTCCCGATTTCGGCGGCAACAAGCTCGACCTCGCGCGGCTTTTGCAAACCATCGATCGCGCCGCGGCGACAAATGCTCACTTCGACAACGCGCTGAATACGGAAAAGCTCGCGGCGTTAAAAGAGTTTGCTTACGGCCTCAGCCACGAGATCAACAATCCGCTGGCCAACATCTCGACTCGCGCGCAGAGCCTCGCCCGCGACGAAAGCTCTCCCGATCGCAAACGGATGCTCGCCGCGATCGTCAACCAGGCGATGCGTGCGTACGAGATGATCGCCGACGCGATGTTCTTCGCGAATCCGCCGCAGCCGAAGATTGCCGATGACAGCGACCCCGAAGACGTTTCGGAATTGGTCCGCCAGATCGTGGATGAATTCACCGCCAGCAGCGCGATCGACGGCATCGCGATCTCCTCGCAGATCGCCCCCGATTGCCGAGCCACCATCGATCGCGGACAGATTGCCGACGCGATCCGCTCTCTGTTGCGCAACGCCTGCGAAGCGATCCACCCTCCCGGCCAGATCGCCATCGAACTGGTTCGCGCTGACAAAATTCTGCGTCTGAGGGTCACCGACAGCGGGCCTGGCCTGAACGAGCGCGAACGACGGCACGCCTTCGACCCATTCTTCAGCGGGCGTGAAGCGGGCCGCGGACTTGGGCTTGGCCTCTGCAAAGCCCAACGCGTGATCGAACTAGCCGGCGGCCAGATCGCCATCGACAGCAGCCCCACTGGCTGCGTTGCAACCGTGCATATTCCGGCTGCCACGCAGTGA
- a CDS encoding response regulator, whose protein sequence is MTTKTVFTTGEAAKICKVSQQTIIRCFDNGTLKGFRVPGSRFRRIPRDLLYSFMKDNGIPTDALESGKKKILVVDDDVDLVELIVEGLERDGRFDLRTANNGFDAGMQVKEFRPDLVILDVMLPDINGKEVCQRVRSDPAMDSVQIICISGMIEQDKVQSLRDAGANDFMQKPFAIEDLIARGCDLLEIERKAEH, encoded by the coding sequence ATGACCACAAAAACGGTCTTTACCACCGGCGAGGCTGCCAAGATTTGCAAGGTCAGCCAACAAACGATCATTCGCTGTTTTGACAACGGAACGCTCAAGGGCTTCCGAGTCCCTGGCAGCCGATTCCGGCGGATTCCACGCGACCTCCTGTATTCCTTCATGAAGGACAACGGGATTCCGACCGACGCTCTCGAAAGCGGCAAGAAGAAGATCCTAGTCGTCGACGACGATGTCGATTTGGTCGAACTGATCGTCGAAGGCCTGGAGCGCGATGGCCGCTTCGATCTCCGCACCGCCAACAACGGCTTTGATGCGGGGATGCAAGTCAAAGAGTTTCGCCCCGACCTGGTGATCCTCGATGTCATGCTTCCCGATATCAACGGCAAAGAGGTTTGCCAACGCGTCCGCAGCGACCCTGCCATGGACAGCGTTCAAATCATCTGCATCTCGGGCATGATCGAACAAGATAAAGTTCAATCGCTCCGCGATGCAGGCGCCAACGACTTCATGCAGAAGCCATTTGCGATCGAAGATCTGATCGCTCGCGGCTGTGATCTGCTGGAGATCGAACGCAAAGCGGAACACTAG
- the mnmG gene encoding tRNA uridine-5-carboxymethylaminomethyl(34) synthesis enzyme MnmG produces MFAAEYDFDVLVIGAGHAGTEAAAAAARLGAKTALLTTNLDTVGQMSCNPAIGGVAKGHIVREVDALGGLMGIATDRTGIQFRMLNRRKGPAMHSPRAQADKKAYQIEIKRLIEEQPNLWLRQEVVDDLVTETIDGRTQITGVKVKGDALYRARCVVLTTGTFLQAIMHTGEAKTQGGRAGEGTTAGISGALHRLGFQLERFKTGTPPRLNGRTIDYSQTERQPGDDDPQPFSFMTDAITTPQLPCWITHTNAQVHDLIRANLQRAPMYSGQIDSTGPRYCPSIEDKIVRFAERDSHQLFLEPEGFNTQEVYVNGVSTSLPRDVQDQMFRLIPGLQNAQIMRYGYAVEYDYCPPQQLRPHLESKLVDGLFLAGQINGTTGYEEAAGQGLLAGANAALTVAGREPLILGREDAYMGVLIDDLVTSGTDEPYRMFTSRAEYRLTLRQDNADRRLTKIANDVGLIDPARWQRFETKLAEIDQGTQWLKAGRIEGQPAAKYLCRPETTWQQIEEAVPQLRELSAEAAQQVEFDTRYAGYVNRQQTEIARMNRLSEKKIPADFDFKNIRSLRTEAFQKFEKVRPITIAQARRISGITPADIALLLANLESQNMAKTSKPERRPQTPPPQSASPN; encoded by the coding sequence ATGTTTGCGGCGGAATACGATTTTGATGTCCTAGTAATCGGTGCCGGGCACGCCGGAACCGAAGCTGCCGCGGCGGCGGCCCGGCTGGGAGCCAAGACGGCCCTGCTGACGACCAACCTCGATACCGTCGGCCAGATGAGCTGCAATCCGGCGATCGGCGGCGTCGCCAAAGGGCATATCGTCCGCGAAGTCGATGCCCTCGGCGGCCTGATGGGGATCGCGACCGATCGGACCGGCATCCAGTTCCGGATGCTCAATCGACGCAAGGGGCCGGCGATGCACAGCCCGCGTGCCCAAGCCGACAAAAAGGCGTACCAGATCGAGATCAAACGCTTGATCGAAGAACAGCCCAACCTCTGGCTGCGGCAGGAAGTCGTCGACGACTTGGTCACCGAAACGATCGACGGACGCACACAGATCACGGGAGTCAAAGTCAAAGGGGACGCGCTCTACCGCGCCCGCTGCGTCGTGCTGACGACGGGGACTTTTTTGCAAGCAATCATGCACACCGGCGAAGCCAAAACCCAAGGGGGCCGCGCCGGCGAAGGGACAACGGCCGGGATCAGCGGCGCCCTGCATCGACTCGGCTTCCAACTGGAACGCTTCAAAACCGGCACCCCTCCGCGGCTGAACGGCCGCACGATCGATTATTCGCAAACCGAACGCCAGCCGGGAGACGACGATCCGCAACCGTTCTCCTTCATGACCGATGCGATCACCACCCCGCAGCTCCCCTGCTGGATCACCCACACGAATGCCCAGGTCCATGACCTGATCCGCGCCAACCTCCAGCGGGCGCCGATGTACAGCGGCCAGATCGACAGTACCGGGCCACGTTATTGCCCGTCGATCGAGGACAAGATCGTCCGATTTGCCGAACGCGACTCGCATCAACTGTTCCTCGAACCCGAGGGCTTCAACACCCAAGAGGTCTACGTCAACGGCGTCTCGACCAGCCTGCCCCGCGATGTCCAAGACCAGATGTTCCGCTTGATCCCCGGCCTGCAAAACGCCCAGATCATGCGTTATGGATACGCCGTCGAATACGATTATTGTCCGCCACAGCAGCTTCGCCCCCACCTGGAGAGCAAGCTAGTCGATGGACTGTTCCTGGCCGGCCAGATCAACGGCACCACCGGATACGAAGAAGCCGCCGGGCAAGGACTGTTGGCCGGCGCCAACGCAGCTCTGACCGTTGCCGGCCGCGAACCGCTGATTCTCGGCCGCGAAGACGCCTACATGGGTGTGCTGATCGACGACCTCGTCACCAGCGGGACCGACGAACCGTATCGAATGTTCACCAGCCGCGCCGAATATCGACTCACCCTGCGACAGGACAATGCCGACCGCCGCTTAACCAAGATCGCCAACGACGTCGGCTTGATCGATCCCGCCCGCTGGCAGCGATTCGAAACCAAACTGGCCGAGATCGACCAGGGAACCCAGTGGCTCAAGGCGGGCCGCATCGAGGGACAACCAGCCGCCAAGTACCTCTGCCGCCCCGAAACGACGTGGCAACAGATCGAAGAAGCAGTCCCGCAACTGCGAGAACTCTCAGCCGAAGCGGCTCAACAGGTCGAATTCGACACGCGGTATGCCGGATACGTCAATCGGCAACAGACCGAGATCGCGCGGATGAACCGGTTGTCGGAAAAGAAGATCCCCGCCGATTTCGACTTCAAAAACATTCGCTCGCTGCGAACCGAAGCTTTTCAAAAATTCGAGAAGGTGCGGCCGATCACGATCGCCCAAGCGCGTCGGATCAGCGGAATCACGCCCGCCGACATCGCCCTCCTTCTGGCTAACCTGGAGTCGCAAAACATGGCAAAAACCAGCAAGCCGGAGCGTCGGCCTCAGACTCCGCCCCCCCAATCGGCAAGCCCGAATTGA